ACGATGCGGTAGCTGATGTCCAACCCGAGACCCGTGCCCTTGCCCACGTCCTTGGTGGTGACGAAGGGCTCGAACACCCGGCGCTGGAGCTCGGTAGGGATGCCGGGGCCGTCATCGCCTATCTCGACCAGCACCCGATCGGCCTCGCGTGCCGTGCGGATGGTCAACGTGCCCTTGCCGTCAGTGGCGTCGATGGCGTTGTCGATGAGGTTGATCCACACCTGATTGAGCTCGCCGCTGTAGGCCTGCACTTTGGGCATGTCGCGGTCGTAGTCGCGAACGACCTCCACGCCTCCCTTGAGCCGGTGCTGGAGTATCACCAGGGTGCTCTCGATCCCGTCGTGGATGTCGATCTTCTCCATGGCGGATTTGTCGACCCGGCTGTAGGTCTTCATGGCCCCGACCAGTGTCGTGATGCGGCTCGAAGCCGCCGACAGCTCCTCGACCAGGCTGTCGATCTCCAGGGTGGCAGCCATCCATCCGAGCACAGGCTCGAGCTGGGCGCCGGCCACGGACACGAGCCGGTCGATCCAGTCGTCCTCGACGCCGGCGGCCACGAGGGCCGGTGCCAGCTCCCACGCTCGGGCGACCCCCGCGTCCTCGAGGCGCTGCCCGAGCTCGTCCTCCCGATCGCCGGCCGCGAGTGCTGACAGGCCCGCGGGGGACCGTGCCTGCTCTGCGGCCGACGCCCTGAGGGCCACGATCTCGGCCAGCGTCGCCGGGTCGACCTCGGCGGCGAAGCCCACGATCGCCTGTCGGGCGTCACCCAGCCGCTCGCGCAGCGCCTGCGCCGCTCGTACCTCGGCCGCTGCCGGGTTGTTCAGCTCGTGGGCCAAGCCGGCGGACAGCGATCCGAGGGCCACGAGCTTCTCGCGCTGGCCGACGATGTTCTCGACGTTGGTCAGCCCGAGAAACATCCCGTCGAGCAGGTGCACGGCCATCGGGAACCAGGTCTTGAGGACGTAGGCGAAATCGTCCGCCCGCAGCCGGAAGAACCGAACCGGCGTGAGCGTCCGGAGGGTGTTGACGTAGACCTTCTCGTCGGCGCTCTCCACGAAGGCCCGGATGGCCCCCGCGTAAGCGCCGTGGTGGTCGGTCGTGTTCATCACCACGTCCTCACCGGTGATGCGCTTGAGCATCTGGATCTGGCCGTCGAGGAGCACGAGGAACATCTCGGCCGGCTCTCCCTCGTGGAACACCTC
The sequence above is a segment of the Acidimicrobiales bacterium genome. Coding sequences within it:
- a CDS encoding ATP-binding protein: EVFHEGEPAEMFLVLLDGQIQMLKRITGEDVVMNTTDHHGAYAGAIRAFVESADEKVYVNTLRTLTPVRFFRLRADDFAYVLKTWFPMAVHLLDGMFLGLTNVENIVGQREKLVALGSLSAGLAHELNNPAAAEVRAAQALRERLGDARQAIVGFAAEVDPATLAEIVALRASAAEQARSPAGLSALAAGDREDELGQRLEDAGVARAWELAPALVAAGVEDDWIDRLVSVAGAQLEPVLGWMAATLEIDSLVEELSAASSRITTLVGAMKTYSRVDKSAMEKIDIHDGIESTLVILQHRLKGGVEVVRDYDRDMPKVQAYSGELNQVWINLIDNAIDATDGKGTLTIRTAREADRVLVEIGDDGPGIPTELQRRVFEPFVTTKDVGKGTGLGLDISYRIVVRRHHGDLSVTSSPGDTRFQVRLPVRPPENRSKK